The following proteins come from a genomic window of Iamia sp. SCSIO 61187:
- a CDS encoding DHA2 family efflux MFS transporter permease subunit, whose translation MAMHRRSSVNRPGARRAAALVVLAGSQLLIVLDATIVNVALSAIARDLRLSAADLQWVITGYVLAFGGFLLLGGRLADTYGRRRLFVGGATLFAIGSVACALAWSAPSLLVGRAVQGLGAAAVAPSAMSLLLTVFPEGDGRAKALAVWGGVSSSGTALGLILGGVITDLLSWEWVFALAAPIAGAAAIAALRVLPETAAAPRRFDVAGAALATGGLTALVYGLVQGPEVGWRSTSTVVTLLVAAILVGGFAWTQTHRSFGLLPRRLLRHRAVVGANVVGLILGAAIYGLFFFMSLFMGDLAGYDAVETGLAFLPMAAAIAVGSAVAGRLIGRTGPFSLLVGSTGAVTVGLASLARISPATTYLAVQLPGFLLTGVGLGLAFVALTTAAVGAAPPEDRGVAAALFNSAQQVGGALGLALMTAVSTARTAALTEPGAIPAAGATTAGWSLGFAVSSALMASGLIVILVMVRPAPRKSGAEELADASPA comes from the coding sequence ATGGCCATGCACCGCAGGTCTTCCGTCAACCGTCCCGGCGCCCGCCGTGCCGCTGCACTCGTGGTCTTGGCGGGGAGCCAGCTGCTCATCGTCCTCGACGCCACCATCGTCAACGTCGCCCTCAGCGCGATCGCTCGCGACCTGAGGCTCTCGGCGGCCGACCTCCAGTGGGTGATCACCGGCTACGTCCTGGCCTTCGGCGGCTTCCTCCTCCTCGGTGGCCGGCTCGCCGACACCTACGGGCGGCGGCGGCTCTTCGTCGGCGGCGCCACGCTCTTCGCCATCGGCTCCGTCGCCTGCGCCCTGGCCTGGTCAGCGCCAAGCCTCCTGGTCGGTCGGGCGGTGCAGGGGCTCGGCGCCGCAGCGGTCGCCCCCTCAGCGATGTCGCTCTTGCTCACCGTCTTCCCCGAAGGCGACGGACGGGCGAAGGCACTGGCGGTGTGGGGCGGGGTCTCGTCCAGCGGGACCGCTCTCGGGTTGATCCTCGGCGGGGTCATCACCGACCTCCTGTCCTGGGAGTGGGTCTTCGCCCTGGCCGCCCCCATCGCCGGCGCCGCTGCGATCGCCGCGCTGCGCGTGTTGCCGGAGACGGCCGCCGCCCCACGGCGGTTCGACGTGGCCGGCGCCGCGCTGGCCACCGGCGGGCTGACGGCGCTCGTCTACGGGCTGGTACAGGGGCCCGAGGTGGGGTGGAGGTCGACGTCGACCGTGGTCACCCTGCTCGTCGCTGCCATCCTCGTCGGCGGCTTTGCCTGGACCCAGACCCATCGCTCGTTCGGGCTGCTCCCCCGTCGGCTGCTCCGCCACCGTGCGGTCGTCGGCGCCAACGTCGTCGGCCTCATCCTCGGCGCGGCGATCTACGGGCTGTTCTTCTTCATGAGCCTCTTCATGGGCGATCTCGCCGGATACGACGCGGTCGAGACGGGGCTGGCATTCCTGCCAATGGCAGCCGCGATCGCCGTGGGCTCCGCCGTCGCAGGCCGCCTGATCGGCCGGACTGGCCCGTTCTCTCTCCTCGTCGGCTCCACCGGAGCGGTGACGGTGGGCCTGGCGAGCCTGGCGCGCATCAGTCCGGCCACCACCTACCTCGCCGTGCAGCTGCCAGGGTTCCTCCTGACCGGCGTCGGCCTCGGCCTGGCCTTCGTCGCCCTCACCACCGCAGCAGTCGGCGCGGCGCCACCGGAAGATCGCGGCGTCGCGGCTGCCCTGTTCAACTCAGCCCAGCAGGTCGGCGGCGCGCTGGGGCTGGCGTTGATGACCGCCGTGAGCACCGCCCGCACAGCCGCCTTGACCGAGCCCGGGGCGATTCCGGCCGCCGGCGCCACCACGGCCGGCTGGTCCCTCGGCTTCGCCGTCTCCAGTGCGCTGATGGCATCGGGCCTGATCGTCATCCTGGTCATGGTCCGTCCTGCTCCGAGGAAGTCAGGTGCGGAGGAGTTGGCGGACGCCAGCCCCGCCTAA
- a CDS encoding co-chaperone YbbN, translated as MSTRTRTPAHTVAKPTRTTDGRFAFDVLRQEGPVLVDFYASWCPSCQHLEPVLDELANEWAGLVRIVKLDVERNRATADRYGVRGIPTLILFEGGVEQHRLVNVVKRQRIEDELGDHLVTALGLRD; from the coding sequence GTGTCCACTCGCACCCGCACCCCGGCCCACACCGTCGCCAAGCCCACCCGGACCACGGATGGCAGGTTCGCGTTCGACGTGCTCCGCCAAGAGGGCCCCGTCCTGGTCGACTTCTACGCCTCCTGGTGCCCCAGCTGCCAGCACCTCGAACCGGTGCTCGACGAGCTGGCCAACGAATGGGCCGGTCTCGTGAGGATCGTGAAGCTCGACGTCGAGCGCAACCGCGCCACCGCCGACCGCTACGGCGTCCGCGGCATCCCGACGCTCATCCTCTTCGAGGGCGGCGTCGAGCAGCACCGCCTCGTCAACGTCGTCAAGCGGCAGCGGATCGAGGACGAGCTGGGCGACCACCTCGTCACCGCCCTCGGCCTGCGCGACTAG
- a CDS encoding TetR/AcrR family transcriptional regulator, whose protein sequence is MPRVRTGTIAGHRREVRDAILDASARMVGAGGLHSVTMAGLAQEAGIGRATLYKYFAGVDEVLVAWHERLLEEHVRALRAEVEGQPDPAEQLVRGLRAYTELTAHEPSEAAGALHGRGHAQGSADEVESLFTDLIDAAARHGAVRDDVAPRELAVFCIGALGGARHLPSKAAARRLVATVLEGLRFEGSAI, encoded by the coding sequence ATGCCGAGGGTCCGAACCGGAACGATCGCCGGCCACCGCCGAGAGGTGCGCGACGCCATCCTCGACGCATCCGCTCGCATGGTCGGAGCCGGGGGGCTGCACTCGGTGACCATGGCCGGGCTTGCACAGGAGGCCGGCATCGGTCGGGCGACCCTCTACAAGTACTTCGCCGGGGTGGACGAAGTGCTCGTCGCCTGGCACGAGCGGTTGCTCGAAGAGCATGTCCGGGCCCTGCGCGCCGAGGTGGAAGGGCAGCCGGACCCGGCCGAACAACTCGTGCGAGGACTCCGGGCGTACACCGAGCTGACGGCCCACGAGCCCTCGGAGGCCGCAGGGGCCCTCCACGGTCGGGGCCATGCCCAGGGCTCGGCCGACGAGGTGGAGTCACTGTTCACCGACCTGATCGACGCCGCTGCGAGACATGGCGCCGTCCGAGACGATGTCGCCCCCCGGGAGCTGGCCGTCTTCTGCATCGGCGCTCTCGGTGGGGCACGACACCTTCCGTCCAAGGCGGCGGCCCGGCGGCTCGTTGCGACGGTGCTCGAGGGGCTGCGCTTCGAGGGTTCGGCGATCTAG
- a CDS encoding ThiF family adenylyltransferase, producing MLEAEERDLERLGGRPPIVDADLLNARGIRRYQVPYTDAGGTRHDLEVTYSDLHPYFQVSVRSNDVFRVHQAPFTGRLCLLHGQGAWDVADTAASVIAEQMPKLLADAAAADGGETPTSSPDRMPNVDPITNYYDPAVHTVMRIDGGWANVMETRSGRLRVALDAQSAQGALRGTVFEVQDEEGAVLRSADAALAALYVNDQLIDGRWVRLDSAPAEGSAEAVLSAAVDADRTLAAPAYERVGDQEVDLIGVVLEDDVRADLDSSTLVRGDSWLFVARVRTRARPPAKPQRGRVTEPSVKVSPPNLLRTDRAGPTDLRERVPSLRPLGAATIALIGLGGVGAPSAVEFAKAGAGRLRMIESDALSTGNGARWPLGFLSAGHPKLVALLSHLKQNWPYTDIELLPCRLGQPRESGDSVEERDAAPSDLDTLDKWLDGAALIYDATADRGVNYFLSELAKDRGIPYVVVSATEGGFGGMVARFDPRPETACWTCLMHHFEAGTLTPPPRDQNAATANTWPAGCIDPTFTGAGFDIAAIALAGVRLACATMCAGTDGSYPAATWDYARYEFRTADLALPGFAETFTIEPHPDCHPCANRRSS from the coding sequence GTGCTCGAGGCCGAGGAACGCGACCTCGAGCGCCTCGGGGGTCGACCGCCGATCGTCGACGCAGATCTGCTGAACGCCCGCGGCATTCGGCGGTACCAAGTGCCGTACACCGACGCCGGAGGGACCCGGCACGACCTGGAGGTGACCTATAGCGACCTGCACCCCTACTTCCAGGTGTCGGTGCGAAGCAATGATGTCTTTCGGGTGCACCAGGCCCCCTTCACGGGCCGGCTCTGCCTCCTCCATGGTCAGGGGGCGTGGGACGTCGCCGACACGGCCGCGTCCGTGATCGCAGAACAGATGCCCAAGCTGCTCGCTGACGCGGCCGCAGCAGACGGCGGGGAAACGCCCACATCCTCCCCGGACCGCATGCCGAACGTCGACCCGATCACCAACTACTACGACCCAGCCGTACACACCGTGATGCGCATCGACGGCGGCTGGGCCAACGTGATGGAGACGCGGAGCGGTCGGCTGCGGGTCGCTCTGGATGCACAGAGCGCGCAGGGCGCGCTGCGCGGCACCGTGTTCGAGGTCCAAGACGAAGAAGGTGCCGTCCTGCGATCCGCTGATGCCGCTCTGGCCGCCCTGTACGTGAACGACCAGCTGATCGACGGCCGGTGGGTCCGGCTGGACAGCGCGCCCGCCGAGGGTTCGGCTGAGGCCGTCCTGTCCGCGGCCGTGGACGCAGACAGGACGCTGGCGGCGCCTGCCTACGAGCGCGTCGGCGACCAGGAGGTCGACCTGATCGGCGTGGTACTCGAAGACGATGTCCGCGCCGACCTGGACTCGAGCACGCTGGTGCGCGGCGACAGCTGGCTCTTCGTCGCCCGGGTTCGAACCCGGGCGCGCCCGCCCGCCAAGCCGCAACGAGGGCGAGTGACAGAGCCTTCCGTCAAAGTGAGTCCTCCAAATCTGCTTCGCACCGATCGTGCTGGACCCACGGACCTTCGAGAGCGGGTGCCCTCGCTTCGGCCCCTGGGTGCTGCAACCATCGCCCTCATCGGTCTCGGCGGCGTCGGCGCGCCGAGCGCCGTCGAGTTCGCCAAGGCCGGTGCCGGGCGCCTACGGATGATCGAGTCCGACGCGCTCAGCACCGGCAACGGGGCCCGCTGGCCGCTCGGATTCTTGAGCGCCGGGCACCCGAAGCTCGTCGCGCTCCTATCGCACCTCAAGCAGAACTGGCCCTACACCGACATCGAGCTGCTGCCGTGCCGCCTAGGGCAACCGAGGGAAAGCGGCGACTCGGTCGAAGAGCGTGACGCAGCACCCTCGGATCTCGACACGCTCGACAAGTGGCTCGATGGTGCCGCCCTGATCTACGACGCCACCGCAGACCGAGGCGTCAACTACTTCTTATCCGAGCTGGCCAAGGACCGGGGAATTCCATACGTCGTCGTGTCAGCCACCGAGGGCGGGTTCGGCGGGATGGTCGCCCGGTTCGATCCGAGACCTGAGACCGCCTGCTGGACGTGTCTCATGCATCACTTCGAGGCGGGGACCTTGACCCCGCCACCTCGCGACCAGAACGCCGCGACCGCCAACACCTGGCCGGCCGGCTGCATCGACCCGACGTTCACCGGCGCCGGGTTCGACATCGCGGCGATCGCGCTGGCTGGGGTCCGGCTGGCATGCGCAACGATGTGCGCGGGGACGGACGGCTCCTACCCCGCAGCGACCTGGGACTACGCACGATACGAGTTCCGGACGGCCGATCTCGCCCTGCCCGGGTTCGCGGAAACCTTCACCATCGAGCCCCATCCGGACTGCCACCCATGCGCCAACCGACGGTCTTCGTAG
- a CDS encoding heavy-metal-associated domain-containing protein, producing MTTTTVNVSGMTCGHCVQSVKNELAKVPGVDAVEVDLAGGKVEISSSSPIDDAAIAAAVDEAGYEVSS from the coding sequence ATGACCACCACCACCGTCAACGTCTCCGGCATGACCTGCGGCCATTGCGTCCAGTCCGTCAAGAACGAGCTGGCCAAGGTGCCCGGCGTCGACGCCGTCGAGGTCGACCTGGCCGGTGGCAAGGTCGAGATCTCCAGCTCCTCGCCCATCGACGATGCGGCGATCGCTGCCGCCGTCGACGAGGCGGGATACGAGGTCTCGTCGTGA
- a CDS encoding Mov34/MPN/PAD-1 family protein produces the protein MTAEARRCHPVETGGMLIGWDDFEAGHLVVATIIGPGPNAEHHTWGFTPDGAWQQEQLDRIYVATGGRLTFVGDWHVHPAGGFGMSRRDRRTMAATADEPESRLEVALMGLLAKDGERYRLGMWTLGDRRWPLGPPTALPLPTATWTPTPGEAFWGPLDVA, from the coding sequence ATGACGGCCGAGGCACGCCGTTGCCACCCGGTTGAGACCGGCGGCATGCTCATCGGCTGGGACGACTTCGAGGCCGGGCATCTGGTCGTCGCCACGATCATCGGCCCGGGCCCGAACGCTGAGCACCACACGTGGGGATTCACCCCCGACGGCGCGTGGCAGCAGGAGCAACTGGATCGGATCTACGTCGCGACAGGGGGACGGCTGACCTTCGTGGGGGACTGGCACGTCCACCCTGCCGGTGGCTTCGGGATGAGCCGCCGAGATCGCCGTACGATGGCAGCCACCGCCGACGAACCCGAAAGCCGTTTGGAGGTAGCGCTGATGGGGCTCCTCGCCAAAGACGGCGAGCGCTATCGCCTGGGCATGTGGACGCTGGGAGACCGGCGATGGCCTCTTGGGCCGCCAACCGCGCTCCCTCTTCCGACGGCAACCTGGACGCCCACCCCCGGCGAGGCCTTCTGGGGGCCCCTGGACGTCGCCTGA
- a CDS encoding cation-translocating P-type ATPase — protein MSTTDTTANRVELSIGGMTCASCAMRIEKRLNKVDGVTATVNYATEKATVTFDDSVESDRLVSEVEAAGYTAQLPRTASSAESDDDTAEADPTRPLRQRLIISTLLTIPVVALSMIPALQFDNWQWLSLTLAAPVVVWGALPFHRAAWVNLRHGTATMDTLISIGTLAAFLWSLYSLFIGDAGMVGMKMAFELTIERGSGQDEIYLEAAAAVTTFILAGRYFEAKAKRRTGAALRSLLDLGAKDVVVLRDGREERVGIDQLVVGDRFVARPGEKIATDGVVEEGTSAVDASLLTGESVPIEVGPGDPVTGATVNAGGRLIIRATRVGADTQLAQIARLVTDAQTGKAAVQRLADRVSAIFVPVVIALSIGTLGFWLGTGDGASAAFTAAVAVLIIACPCALGLATPVALMVGTGRGAQLGILIKGPEVLESTRKVDTVVLDKTGTVTTGKMSLVDAVTAAGTDRNELLRLVGALEHASEHPIAQAIADGARDEVGDLPAVESFTNREGLGVEGVVEGQAVIAGRPALLADWGLHLDDDLAAAKAAAEAKGHTAVVAGWDGAVRGVLVVSDTVKDTSPEAIAQLRKLGLTPVLLTGDNEAAAKTVAAQVGIDEVIAEVLPSEKVDVIQRLQSDGKVVAMVGDGVNDAAALAQADLGLSMGTGTDAAIEASDLTLVRGDLRAAPDAIRLARKTLGTIKSNLFWAFAYNVAAIPLAAAGFLNPMIAGAAMALSSVFVITNSLRLRRFAPLSSHAD, from the coding sequence ATGAGCACGACCGACACCACCGCGAACCGGGTCGAGCTGTCCATCGGCGGCATGACCTGCGCCTCGTGCGCCATGCGCATCGAGAAACGCCTCAACAAGGTCGACGGCGTGACCGCCACGGTCAACTACGCCACCGAGAAGGCGACGGTCACCTTCGATGACAGCGTCGAGTCTGATCGCCTCGTCAGCGAGGTCGAGGCGGCCGGCTACACCGCCCAGCTGCCCCGGACCGCATCGTCGGCCGAGAGCGACGACGACACCGCCGAGGCGGATCCCACCCGGCCGCTCCGCCAACGGCTGATCATCTCGACCTTGCTGACCATCCCGGTGGTGGCGTTGTCGATGATCCCGGCATTGCAGTTCGACAACTGGCAGTGGCTCTCCCTCACCCTGGCTGCTCCAGTCGTGGTCTGGGGTGCCCTGCCGTTCCACCGGGCGGCGTGGGTGAACCTGCGCCACGGCACCGCCACCATGGACACGCTGATCTCGATCGGCACGCTCGCTGCGTTCCTGTGGTCGCTCTACAGCCTGTTCATCGGCGATGCCGGCATGGTCGGGATGAAGATGGCCTTCGAGCTCACCATCGAGCGCGGCTCGGGCCAGGACGAGATCTACCTGGAGGCCGCAGCCGCGGTGACCACGTTCATCCTCGCTGGCCGGTACTTCGAGGCGAAGGCCAAGCGCCGGACCGGAGCGGCCTTGCGGTCGCTGCTCGACCTCGGAGCCAAGGACGTCGTGGTCCTCCGCGACGGCCGTGAGGAGCGGGTCGGCATCGACCAGCTCGTCGTCGGTGACCGCTTCGTCGCTCGACCGGGCGAGAAGATCGCCACCGACGGCGTGGTCGAGGAGGGCACATCGGCGGTCGACGCCTCGCTGCTCACAGGCGAGAGCGTCCCCATCGAGGTCGGACCCGGCGACCCGGTCACCGGGGCCACGGTCAACGCCGGCGGACGGCTCATCATCCGTGCCACCCGGGTCGGTGCCGACACGCAGCTGGCCCAGATCGCACGGCTGGTGACCGACGCCCAGACGGGTAAGGCCGCCGTCCAGCGATTGGCCGACCGGGTCTCGGCGATCTTCGTCCCCGTGGTGATCGCCCTGTCGATCGGCACCCTGGGGTTCTGGCTCGGCACGGGTGACGGCGCCTCGGCGGCGTTCACCGCCGCAGTGGCCGTGCTGATCATCGCCTGCCCGTGCGCCCTCGGCCTGGCCACGCCCGTCGCCCTGATGGTCGGGACAGGACGAGGTGCGCAGCTCGGGATCCTCATCAAGGGGCCGGAGGTGCTGGAGTCCACCCGCAAGGTCGACACCGTCGTGCTGGACAAGACCGGCACGGTCACCACCGGGAAGATGAGCCTGGTCGACGCCGTCACGGCCGCCGGCACGGATCGCAATGAACTTCTGCGCCTCGTCGGTGCCCTCGAGCACGCGTCCGAGCACCCCATCGCCCAGGCCATCGCCGACGGAGCCCGGGACGAGGTCGGCGACCTGCCCGCCGTCGAGTCCTTCACCAACCGGGAGGGCCTCGGTGTGGAGGGCGTGGTCGAAGGTCAGGCCGTCATCGCCGGACGACCGGCTCTGCTCGCCGACTGGGGGCTCCACCTCGACGACGACCTGGCGGCCGCCAAGGCCGCGGCCGAGGCCAAGGGCCACACAGCCGTCGTCGCCGGATGGGACGGCGCTGTCCGCGGCGTCCTGGTCGTCTCCGACACGGTCAAGGACACCTCGCCCGAGGCCATCGCCCAGCTCCGCAAGCTGGGCCTCACACCGGTTCTGCTCACCGGCGACAACGAGGCTGCGGCGAAGACAGTGGCCGCACAGGTCGGCATCGACGAGGTCATCGCCGAGGTCCTGCCCTCGGAGAAGGTCGACGTCATCCAACGCCTCCAGTCCGACGGCAAGGTCGTCGCCATGGTCGGCGACGGCGTCAACGACGCAGCCGCCCTCGCCCAGGCCGACCTCGGTCTCTCCATGGGCACAGGCACCGACGCCGCCATCGAGGCCAGCGACCTCACCCTGGTCCGAGGCGACCTGCGAGCCGCACCCGACGCCATCCGCCTCGCCCGCAAGACCCTCGGCACAATCAAGAGCAACCTGTTCTGGGCCTTCGCCTACAACGTCGCCGCCATCCCCCTGGCGGCTGCCGGGTTCCTCAACCCAATGATCGCCGGCGCCGCCATGGCGCTGTCCTCGGTCTTCGTCATCACCAACAGCCTGCGCCTACGGCGCTTCGCCCCCCTGAGCTCGCACGCCGACTGA
- a CDS encoding BlaI/MecI/CopY family transcriptional regulator: MGSLERAVLEQLWAQDDGATPAEIREALDGDIGYTTVATILTRLAQKGQVERERAGRGFRYRALSTEAELAARRMQDALKPVQDRSLVLSRFVDGQTDGDKQALRQILDELDR; the protein is encoded by the coding sequence ATGGGCTCCCTGGAGCGCGCCGTGTTGGAGCAGCTCTGGGCGCAGGACGACGGGGCGACACCGGCCGAGATCCGCGAGGCCCTAGACGGCGACATCGGGTACACGACGGTCGCTACGATCCTCACCCGGTTGGCGCAGAAGGGTCAGGTTGAGCGCGAGCGCGCCGGCCGGGGGTTCCGGTACCGGGCGCTGAGCACCGAAGCCGAGCTGGCGGCCCGGCGCATGCAGGATGCGTTGAAGCCGGTGCAAGATCGCTCGCTGGTCCTGTCCCGGTTCGTCGACGGGCAGACCGACGGGGATAAACAAGCGCTGCGACAGATCCTCGACGAGCTCGACCGATGA
- the lgt gene encoding prolipoprotein diacylglyceryl transferase: MLLAEISYSPIVRIDIGPLSVSPHGIFTAVGFVFGAWWFLRDARRAGLPEDDLVAILYRAGIGGIVGARFFYVLNHLSSYESPVEWFKVWEGGISLLGGLTGALLVAWWSARRRGVDFWAGLDLAAPWLPLGIAVGRIGDIIIADHLGQTTDVPWGYRCPDVVDVGRNVGSPCPPGEVVHLTAAYDLILSLGIFGIMLLARRRWLRRRGALGALLVVLYGLNRFLLDFARADDRRLGLTGSQWAGIVAMTIGVSGLAWLASRPEAVDDEADAPASGDEVPQDGSDGQPPPTERAL, translated from the coding sequence GTGCTCCTGGCCGAGATTTCCTACTCACCGATCGTCCGCATCGACATCGGGCCACTGTCGGTCTCGCCGCACGGGATCTTCACCGCGGTCGGGTTCGTCTTCGGAGCGTGGTGGTTCCTGCGGGACGCTCGGCGAGCAGGTCTGCCCGAAGACGATCTGGTCGCCATCCTCTACCGGGCGGGGATCGGGGGGATCGTCGGCGCCCGCTTCTTCTACGTTCTCAACCACCTCTCGAGCTACGAGTCGCCCGTCGAGTGGTTCAAGGTCTGGGAGGGCGGGATCTCGCTGCTCGGCGGGCTCACCGGCGCCCTGTTGGTCGCGTGGTGGTCGGCGCGGCGGCGGGGGGTCGACTTCTGGGCCGGGCTCGATCTCGCTGCGCCGTGGCTGCCGCTCGGGATCGCCGTCGGCCGCATCGGCGACATCATCATCGCCGACCACCTCGGGCAGACCACCGACGTCCCCTGGGGCTACCGGTGCCCCGATGTCGTCGACGTCGGCCGCAACGTGGGGTCCCCCTGTCCTCCGGGCGAGGTCGTGCACCTGACCGCTGCCTACGACCTGATTCTGAGCCTCGGCATCTTCGGGATCATGCTGCTGGCGCGACGGCGCTGGCTGCGCCGACGCGGCGCCCTGGGGGCGTTGCTCGTGGTTCTCTACGGGCTGAACCGGTTCCTGCTCGACTTCGCCCGTGCCGACGATCGCCGCTTGGGCCTGACGGGCAGCCAGTGGGCCGGGATCGTCGCCATGACCATCGGCGTCTCCGGCCTGGCGTGGTTGGCGTCGCGTCCCGAAGCGGTTGACGACGAGGCGGATGCGCCTGCATCCGGCGACGAGGTGCCCCAGGACGGGTCGGACGGCCAGCCACCGCCAACGGAGCGAGCCTTGTGA
- a CDS encoding IS110 family transposase: MAKVFVGHDWAEAHHDVLVLDEHGERVGGGRLPEGVAGVARFHELVADHVEDSAEVVVATETDRGLFVGSLVAAGYTVLAINPLSTSRYRERHSTSGAKSDPGDARVLAELARTDGHNHRPIAGDSELVEAIKVLARAHQSLIWTRQRQSNQLRSTLREFYPAALDAFGELGHPDALAVLAIAPTPAQGRRLSRSKIASALRRGGRQRRVEERAIEIQTALRSTQLTAPDLVADAMGSVVAALVGVIGELVAQIAVLETDLADRFDQHPDAKIIRSLPGLGMTLGARVLAEFGDDPNRYRDAKSRKNYAGTSPITRASGKSHVVLARYARNRRLADACYLWAFAALAASPGARAFYDHRRAHGDTHHRALRALANRLVGILHGCLRHQTPYDEHTAWAHRTDIAA, encoded by the coding sequence ATGGCGAAGGTGTTCGTAGGTCACGACTGGGCTGAGGCCCATCACGACGTGTTGGTCCTCGACGAGCATGGGGAGCGCGTCGGGGGCGGTCGGCTGCCCGAGGGCGTTGCCGGTGTCGCCCGGTTCCACGAGTTGGTCGCCGATCACGTCGAGGACTCGGCCGAGGTGGTGGTGGCGACCGAGACCGACAGGGGGTTGTTCGTCGGGTCGTTGGTGGCGGCTGGCTACACGGTGTTGGCGATCAACCCGCTGTCGACGTCGCGGTATCGGGAACGTCACTCGACCTCGGGGGCGAAGTCCGACCCCGGCGACGCCCGGGTGTTGGCCGAGCTGGCCCGGACCGATGGCCACAACCACCGGCCGATTGCCGGTGACAGCGAGCTGGTCGAGGCCATCAAGGTCCTGGCCCGGGCTCACCAGAGCCTGATCTGGACCCGGCAGCGCCAGTCCAACCAGCTCCGCTCGACGCTGCGCGAGTTCTATCCCGCCGCGCTCGACGCCTTTGGTGAGCTGGGCCACCCCGACGCGCTGGCCGTGTTGGCCATCGCCCCAACACCGGCCCAGGGGCGGCGGCTGTCGCGGTCGAAGATCGCCTCTGCGCTGCGCCGAGGGGGACGCCAGCGCCGCGTCGAGGAGCGGGCGATCGAGATCCAGACGGCGCTGCGCTCCACCCAGCTCACCGCCCCCGACCTCGTCGCTGATGCCATGGGCTCGGTCGTCGCCGCGCTGGTCGGCGTGATCGGTGAGCTGGTCGCCCAGATCGCCGTCCTCGAGACCGACCTGGCCGACCGTTTTGACCAGCACCCGGACGCCAAGATCATCCGCTCCCTGCCAGGACTGGGGATGACCCTCGGCGCCCGGGTGCTCGCAGAGTTCGGGGACGACCCGAACCGCTACCGCGATGCGAAGTCTCGCAAGAACTACGCCGGCACGTCACCCATCACCAGAGCCTCGGGCAAGAGCCACGTCGTGTTGGCCCGCTACGCCCGCAACCGACGCCTCGCCGATGCCTGCTACCTCTGGGCCTTCGCCGCCCTCGCAGCCAGCCCTGGCGCCCGAGCGTTCTACGACCACCGGCGCGCCCACGGCGACACCCACCACCGCGCCCTACGAGCCCTCGCCAACCGCCTCGTCGGCATCCTCCACGGCTGCCTCCGACACCAGACCCCTTACGACGAACACACCGCCTGGGCCCACCGCACCGACATCGCCGCTTGA
- a CDS encoding metal-sensitive transcriptional regulator, translating to MTDRGYTATKEQLQTRLSRVEGQVRGISRMIDEDRYCIDVLTQINAVRVALDKVALGLLDDHARHCLAGGHGGPTDPDEQVQELMGAVGRMLSR from the coding sequence ATGACCGACCGCGGCTACACCGCCACCAAGGAGCAGTTGCAGACCCGCCTCTCCCGAGTGGAGGGCCAGGTGCGGGGCATCAGCCGCATGATCGACGAGGACCGCTACTGCATCGATGTCCTCACCCAGATCAACGCCGTCCGCGTCGCCCTCGACAAGGTCGCCCTCGGCCTCCTCGACGACCATGCCCGCCACTGCCTCGCCGGCGGCCACGGCGGCCCCACTGACCCCGACGAACAGGTCCAGGAGCTGATGGGCGCAGTCGGCCGCATGCTCTCCCGATAG
- a CDS encoding TetR/AcrR family transcriptional regulator, giving the protein MTDESPTRAERRTRSRQAILSAAQALFAERGYERTSIRTVADRAEVDPALVMQHFGSKDGLFASAAQGSVPVEGLIGAGREELTHALVHHVVDAFEDPEQRPAIEALMRSSLTHPVAGQVMRDQVMADAQAAVADTIGGSDAALRAALLNATMLGVAIGRYLLEVPALAAADVEDLERILTPSLEALAGPGGRSTGGRGPGVGRRV; this is encoded by the coding sequence ATGACGGACGAGTCCCCGACCCGAGCCGAGCGGCGGACCCGCAGCCGGCAGGCGATCCTCTCTGCGGCGCAAGCGCTGTTCGCCGAGCGGGGCTACGAGCGCACCTCGATACGGACGGTCGCCGATCGGGCCGAGGTGGACCCGGCTCTGGTGATGCAGCACTTCGGATCGAAGGACGGGCTCTTCGCCTCAGCGGCGCAGGGCAGCGTCCCGGTCGAAGGGCTGATCGGCGCGGGACGTGAGGAGCTGACGCACGCTCTGGTTCACCACGTCGTTGATGCCTTCGAGGATCCCGAGCAACGGCCGGCCATCGAGGCGCTGATGCGCAGCAGCCTCACCCATCCTGTGGCTGGGCAGGTGATGCGGGACCAGGTGATGGCCGATGCGCAGGCCGCTGTCGCCGACACGATCGGAGGGTCGGACGCTGCCCTTCGGGCTGCGCTCCTCAACGCCACGATGCTCGGCGTAGCGATCGGTCGCTACCTCCTCGAGGTCCCCGCGCTCGCAGCGGCCGATGTCGAGGATCTCGAGCGAATTCTGACCCCGTCGCTCGAGGCGCTCGCCGGTCCGGGCGGCCGCTCGACGGGAGGTCGCGGACCCGGGGTCGGCCGCCGCGTCTAG